AAATCCAATTGTTCGACTAATATCGGCAATATTCAAGTTAGTGGTTTGCAATAATAGTTTGGCACGATTTACGCGTTGCTCTTGTCGCCATTCACCAATCGACATACCTATCTGATCTTTAAAAATATGAGCAATTCGCGATGTCGACAAACAAACTTTTTGGGCTACGATGTCAAGCTTAAAATTGTTTTCATCCAGTGTATCAATTAAATAGTTGCAAACTTGCATTACTCGTGTATCAATTTTAGTATGGTTAGTGCTTGAGGTTTCTTGCGCACGACGAATTAAAAATTGCTCTAACATGCTCATTGCTAAATTTTCAGAATAAATTGTACTTGATTGCCCTACCTCGACAATTTTTATAAATAATTTCTCTAGCTCATCTTTTACTTGAGTATTAGGACGATAAAAGCCAGTTTTTTTTATTCGGTTCTCCCAACTTAATAAATACTTCCAGGTTGATTTTGGTCTGAAATAGATCCAAAAATGAAACCAATTATTTTCATCTTCTTTTCGTCCGTACAAATGAGGTTCTTTTGGTGGAAAAAGTACAAAATCTCCCGGATAACAGTTAAATGATTCATCGTTACGATAAATAGTACCTTGCCCTGCATAAGTAAGATTAATAATGTAGCCATTTAGTCCATTTGGGCGATCTATAAAGAAATCAAATTTTCCTTCTTTTTCAATCGGTGTTAATCCAGATACCAGATGGACATTAAATGAATAACCCGGCAGTAAAGGGTCATTTTGTTGTTGACTTGTCATATGTCATCTCCTACTTTTCGAGATTTTTTTATTTTTACATAAAAAATTTTTTTGAGTAGTGACAATTGTGAGATCTTCATCACAAAACAAATTAGGTGTGCAAAATCGTCTATATTTATAGCAATAATACACCTACTTGTTTTATCCAAAATTAACTATTCTCCTAAAAACTCGATTTGATTTTTCTTAGAGGTGTTAGCGGATGAATAAAAAAATAACCATTGGATTAGATTTTGGTAGCGATTCTGTCAGGGCATTAGCCGTCGATTGCCAGAATGGAAAAGAATTAGCCACAGAAGTCATTTATTACCCACGTTGGGCTAAAGGTCAGTTTTGTGATCCTAAAAAAAATCAATTTAGACATCATCCACTTGATTATATTGAGTCAATGACTCAATCAATACAATCTGTTGTAAAACAACTTAAATCAGATGCACAAAATGTAGTTGCAATTGGTGTAGATTCAACTGGCTCTACTCCTGCCCCAATTGATGAAAATGGGGATGTTTTAGCTTTAAAACCAGAGTTTATGGATAATCCTAACGCTATGTTTATTTTGTGGAAAGATCATACTTCAGTAAATGAAGCAGAAGAGATTAATAACGTTTGCAAAGATGACCGTTATGCAAAATATTTAGAATATTGCGGTGGAGTGTATTCTTCGGAATGGTTTTGGGCCAAAATTATGCATATTTTTCGTCAAGATAGTGACGTGAAAAATGCTTCTGCATCTTGGATTGAACT
The sequence above is drawn from the Gilliamella apicola genome and encodes:
- the araC gene encoding arabinose operon transcriptional regulator AraC, producing MTSQQQNDPLLPGYSFNVHLVSGLTPIEKEGKFDFFIDRPNGLNGYIINLTYAGQGTIYRNDESFNCYPGDFVLFPPKEPHLYGRKEDENNWFHFWIYFRPKSTWKYLLSWENRIKKTGFYRPNTQVKDELEKLFIKIVEVGQSSTIYSENLAMSMLEQFLIRRAQETSSTNHTKIDTRVMQVCNYLIDTLDENNFKLDIVAQKVCLSTSRIAHIFKDQIGMSIGEWRQEQRVNRAKLLLQTTNLNIADISRTIGFDDQLYFSRIFKKRIGLSPQKYRHSTQEQNERKIQSVNSLYLYDKQNS